CCAGCTTTAATTGTAATCTCTGCTCCATTACTTAATTTGATTACTAAATCTGTCTTTGGTGGATTAGCTACACTTGCTGTATATGTTATATCTTCACCTGCTTCTACTTCTTTTGTGGCTGTAAGATTTACTTGTGTTGTATCAGGTGTATCTTCTGTTACTACTGTTGTTGATGTTGTTATTTTATCTAGGTCTTCATAACATCCACCAGTAGTTCCTGTTATTTATAAGTCCTCTATTGTTCCATCTGTTTCTCTATATACTACAT
This genomic window from Halarcobacter mediterraneus contains:
- a CDS encoding immunoglobulin-like domain-containing protein — protein: MTGTTGGCYEDLDKITTSTTVVTEDTPDTTQVNLTATKEVEAGEDITYTASVANPPKTDLVIKLSNGAEITIKAGETSGSVTVASPVADTHETEETKKDV